A genome region from Camelina sativa cultivar DH55 chromosome 10, Cs, whole genome shotgun sequence includes the following:
- the LOC104718065 gene encoding oxysterol-binding protein-related protein 2A-like isoform X3 translates to MNENLVKECEQIMLSEFSEMHGQVQLLHEERTNLIDALRQLEAANLEAGASGKHEFPSLGRGKYSECSTTASSDGKQEFEDVSEEDEPSFHDTKEYFNEPNVGSVTNLSTSGYPNIKRRTKLPDPAEKEKGVSLWSMIKDNVGKDLTRVCLPVYFNEPISSLQKCFEDLEYSYLLDRAYEYGKSGNGLLRALYVAAFAVSGYASTEGRHCKPFNPLLGETYEADFPEKGIRFFSEKVSHHPTVIACHCEGKGWKFWGDTNLRSKFWGRSIQVEPVGVLTLEFDDGEVFQWSKVTSTIYNIILGKLYCDHHGVMQIRGNRQYSCTLKFKEQSILERNPHQVNGFVEDVAGKKAATIFGKWDDSLYYVSGDGISKTKVSDPASNASLLWKRTKPPPNVTRYNLTSFAITLNELTPGLQEILPPTDSRLRPDQRHLENGEYEKANLEKQRLERRQRMSRQLQESGWRPRWFEREGESETFKYTGGYWEARGHGNWDDCPDIFGEITEELADSA, encoded by the exons GCAGCTAATCTCGAAGCTGGTGCATCAGGGAAGCATGAATTTCCAAGCTTAGGACGTGGAAAATATAGTG AATGCAGCACAACTGCTTCATCTGATGGTAAACAAGAATTCGAGGATGTGTCTGAGGAAGATGAGCCTTCCTTCCATGACACAAAGGAGTACTTTAATGAACCTAATGTTGGTTCTGTTACAAATCTATCTACTTCTGGATACCCGAAtatcaagagaagaacaaaacttCCTGATCCAgctgaaaaagagaaaggtgTCAGTCTTTGGTCTATGATCAAAGACAATGTTGGAAAGGATCTCACCCGAGTTTGTCTCCCTGTTTACTTCAATGAACCAATCTCATCCCTCCAAAAATGCTTTGAAGACTTGGAGTACTCTTATCTTCTAGACCGAGCATATGAATATGGAAAATCT GGAAATGGTCTCCTAAGAGCCTTATATGTTGCTGCTTTTGCGGTCTCTGGATATGCTTCCACTGAAGGCCGCCACTGTAAGCCATTTAATCCTCTGCTTGGAGAAACATATGAAGCAGACTTCCCGGAAAAGGGAATCCGTTTCTTCTCTGAGAAG GTCAGTCACCATCCAACTGTTATCGCCTGCCACTGTGAAGGTAAAGGGTGGAAGTTTTGGGGTGACACTAACCTCAGGTCAAAGTTTTGGGGGAGATCGATTCAAGTCGAACCTGTCGGAGTTTTGACTCTGGAGTTTGATGATGGAGAAGTATTTCAATGGAGCAAG GTAACATCAACTATATACAATATCATACTAGGTAAACTCTACTGTGATCATCATGGGGTGATGCAAATCCGTGGGAACCGCCAATATTCTTGTACGCTCAAGTTTAAGGAACAATCCATTCTTGAGAGAAATCCCCACCAG GTAAATGGTTTTGTAGAAGACGTAGCTGGGAAAAAAGCAGCAACAATATTTGGTAAATGGGATGATAGCCTTTACTATGTTTCCGGTGATGGAATCAGCAAGACGAAAGTCAGTGATCCCGCATCAAATGCCTCGTTACTGTGGAAAAGGACTAAGCCACCGCCTAACGTCACTAGATACAACTTAACCTCATTCGCCATTACTCTGAACGAGCTAACACCGGGTTTGCAG GAGATTCTTCCTCCTACAGACTCTAGGCTCAGGCCAGATCAACGGCATCTTGAGAATGGTGAATATGAGAAGGCGAACTTAGAGAAACAACGGTTAGAAAGAAGGCAAAGAATG TCGCGGCAACTTCAGGAAAGCGGGTGGAGGCCGAGATGGTtcgaaagagaaggagaaagcgAAACCTTCAAGTACACGGGCGGTTATTGGGAAGCACGAGGACATGGAAATTGGGATGATTGCCCCGACATCTTTGGGGAGATCACAGAAGAGCTAGCGGATTCCGCTTAG
- the LOC104718064 gene encoding putative methyltransferase DDB_G0268948: MSGVYDNQADIYLDARPTYPSDWYSKLAALSHRHNLAWDAGTGNGQAAIGIAEHYERVVATDVSETMLNLGKPHPKVTYHHTPSTMTEDEMVDLIGGGESSVDLITVATAVHWFDLPRFYAVANRLLRKPGGIIAVWSYNNDMVVSPEFDSLMARFNAETLPYFKFPECQYFLDGYKTLTFPFESVGLGSEGKPIELEMKKTMSFEGLLRILRSWSAVGAAKEKGVDLLSDNVVKELETAWGGSELVRTIVYKTFMLAGTVR, translated from the exons atgtcAGGAGTTTACGATAACCAAGCTGATATCTACTTGGACGCACGCCCTACTTATCCCTCCGATTGGTACTCCAAGCTCGCCGCTCTCTCTCACCGTCACAATCTCGCCTGGGACGCCGGAACCGGAAACGGCCAAGCCGCCATTGGC ATCGCGGAACACTACGAAAGAGTCGTAGCGACGGACGTGAGCGAAACGATGTTAAATCTCGGGAAGCCGCATCCGAAAGTAACTTACCATCATACGCCGTCGACGATGACGGAGGACGAGATGGTGGATCTTATCGGAGGAGGAGAGAGCTCTGTTGATCTGATAACTGTAGCTACCGCCGTACACTGGTTCGATCTCCCGAGATTCTACGCCGTCGCGAATCGTCTCCTCCGTAAACCAGGAGGAATCATCGCCGTGTGGAGCTACAACAATGACATGGTGGTGAGTCCCGAGTTCGACTCGTTGATGGCTCGGTTCAACGCTGAAACGTTGCCGTATTTTAAATTCCCAGAGTGTCAGTATTTTTTGGACGGGTACAAAACGCTGACGTTTCCGTTTGAGAGCGTGGGTTTGGGCTCTGAGGGAAAGCCCATTGAGCTCGAGATGAAGAAAACGATGTCGTTCGAAGGACTCTTGCGGATTCTGAGATCGTGGTCTGCCGTTGGTGCTGCCAAGGAGAAAGGAGTAGATTTGTTGTCGGATAACGTAGTGAAAGAGCTCGAGACGGCTTGGGGCGGATCTGAGCTGGTTCGAACCATTGTTTACAAGACGTTCATGCTCGCAGGAACCGTTCGTTAG
- the LOC104718067 gene encoding putative lipid-binding protein AIR1: MASKNMMKNTIALFLIINLVFLGFTMSQAPPPQAPVCPRDSIQLLACINVIRLSLILNNRTARPCCTLVAGLDVSAASVCICNSIRITALNFLRINLRVNEVLRLCNLPPPAGFRCT; the protein is encoded by the coding sequence ATGGCTTCAAAGAACATGATGAAAAACACTATAGctctcttcctcatcatcaaccTCGTCTTCCTTGGCTTCACAATGTCCCAAGCTCCACCACCTCAAGCTCCGGTGTGTCCCAGAGACTCGATCCAGTTACTAGCTTGTATCAACGTGATTCGCCTCAGCCTAATCCTCAACAATCGAACAGCGAGGCCATGCTGCACTCTAGTGGCTGGGCTTGACGTCTCTGCGGCATCTGTCTGCATCTGCAATTCCATTAGAATCACAGCCCTCAATTTCTTGAGGATCAACCTGAGAGTTAACGAGGTTCTAAGACTCTGCAATTTACCTCCTCCAGCTGGTTTCAGATGCACTTAG